CCGGCGCCGACCTCGCCTACGACCGGCCGCCCGTGCCCGGCCTGGAGCAGCACATCTGGGTCCTCGACGGAACGCTGGAGGTGACCGCGCAGGACGTCGAACACCGGCTCGACGCCGGGGACTGTCTGCGGCTGCGGGTGTGGGGGCCCACCCGCTTCCGGTGTCCCGGCCCCGAGGACGTACGGTACGCGCTGGCGGTGGTGCTGCCGTGACCACCGTCTCCCGGCTGGACGCCCAGTGCCTTCGCGCCTCGGTGGGCGAGCTGGCCGAGTTGCTGATCGACACCGTGGAGGGCGGGGCCTCGATCGGCTTCCTCGCCCCGTTGGAGCGGGCGACGGCCGTCGCCTGGTGGGAGGAGCGCGTGGACGCGGTGTCGGCCGGACGCCTCGCCGTGTGGGTGGCGCACACCGCGGGCCGGATCGTGGGCACCGTCAGCCTCGTCTTCCCCGACAAACCCAACAGCCGGCACCGCGCCGAGCTGGTGAAACTGATGGTGCACCGCGACGGCCGCGGACAGGGCCTCGGCCGGGGCCTTTTGACCACCGCCGAGCACGCGGCCGCCACCGCCGGAATCACCCTCCTGCACCTGGACACCGAGACCGACAGCCCCGCCGAGTCCCTCTACCGCTCCGCCGGCTGGACCCGGCTCGGGGCGATACCCGACTACGCGGCGACGCCGTCGGGCGAGCTGCGCCCGACGACGATCTTCTACAAGCGGGTGGGAGCGACGGTCCCCGGCGCGTGAGGAGTCGCCGCTCCCGGCCGCGGTCACAGCAGGGAGGTCAGGTGGCGCAACTCCTTCACGAGAGGCGGCCGGGGGAGCGGGACGATGCCGATCTCCGGGTGGTGCGGGCGGGCGATGTGCGGGTGGACGTGGTCGATGAACGCAGGATTGACCAACGGCGCGGTGACGCGGTCGCCGCACATGTAGGTGGGTTCGAAGTGCTCGCGCACCAGTTGGGTGCGCCAGTGGTCGGCGTCGTGGTACTCACCGCTGTGGGCGTGTTCGAGGAACAGGCAGTACTCGGCGACCTGGTGGCCGACCCCGGCCGCGAAACGCCACCAGAAGCGCGCCCCGCTGCTGTCGCCCGCCACGTGCAGCAGACATGCGAAGACCAGGGCGCCGGTCTTGTCCGCGTACTGGCTGTCGATGAACTCGCTCAGATGCCGGTCGGCATCCGGCCCGAACAACACCAGCAGGCTCACGGCGTTCAGGTCCCACCAGGCGCGGTCCGCGTCCGGGGTGCGGTCGTCCTCGGGGGTGGTCCACACGGCTCGCACGAGCGCGGCCTCGGGGTTGCGCGGGCGGTGCCGGGCCGCCTGACGGCTGCGCAGACGGGCTTCGGCGGCCGCGAGGTCGTAGCCGGCGTAACGATCCTGCGTACGCGCTTTGGCCAACAGTTCGTCGATGGTGCGGCGGTCGGACGGCAGGGTGCTCATCAGGGGTTCTTCCCGTCGGAGTGCTCCGGGCAGCGGAGTTTGAGCAGGGTGGCGAGGCGCCGTCGACCGGTACGGAGCTGGGAGCGGACGGTGGCCTCCTCGTTGCCCATGAGTACGGCGGCTTCGGCGGCCGTGAAACCTATGCCGTAGTAGTGAAACCTATGCCGTAGTAGAGGAGGATCGCGTCCCGCTGCCGCTCGCTCAGGGAGCCGACCGCGACGTACAGGGCGATGGCGTCGGTGAGCGTGTCGTACGGATCCTCGGCCGGATCGGCGAGCGCCGCCTCGAAGGCGGCGATCTCCATCAGCTCCGGGCGCCGCCGGCGCTTGCGGTGCATGTCGATGATGCGGCGCTTGAGGATCGTCCAGGCGTAGCCCTCCAGGTTCTCCATCCGCAGCATCCGCGGCCAGCGGTCCATGACCTGGTCGAAGGTCAGGTCCACGGCCTCCTCCGCGTCGGCGTCGGAGCCGAGCTGGAGATAGGCGTAGCGCATGTAGTCCTGGCGGCGCTGATGGTGGAAACCCCAGTACGCCATCTGCACGGTGGGGTCCCACTGATCGATGGGTACCGCCCGCGGTGCGCCGACGGCCCCGCCGGTCTCCTCCGGCCCGCCGTCGCCGTTCACGGGACGTCCCGGGTCGACTCGGCGGAGCGGGACGGGGCGCGGGTGCCGGTCAGTCCGGTGATGCCGATCCGTACGCCGGCCGTCAGGAGCCGACGGCAGCCACGGACGACGTCCGGGCCGAACACCCTCATGCCAAGCGCGATCTCGAACAACCACGCGGCAGCGCTCTGCTGCACGGGGCCCTCCCCTGTACCTGTGCTGATCGAAGGTGCCGTGTCCCCACCCCGGCACCAGAGGCACCGTCCGCCTCCACCCATGAAGCGTCCGGAGCGACCCGAACGTGCAGCCGGTGCTCGAAAAATATTACGGTCAGTATCGATCCGATTGCAGCTGGTTCAATCATCGACCATCTCGGGCGGGGAGCCGGGAGCGACGGAACCCGCCGACCCCTGTCGATGTCAGTGCCTTTGGCTACCGTGCCTTCCATGCCGGATGCCGACGACGTACGCCGTACCGCCCTCTCCCTGCCGGACACCACGGAGAAGATCGCCTGGAGCATGCCCACCTTCCGGGTCGCGGGGAAGATGTTCGCCACGCTGCCCGAGGAGGAGACATCCATCGCGGTGCGCTGCCCGAAGGAGGAGCGCGACGAACTCGTCCTGGCGGAGCCCGGCAAGTTCTGGATCGCCGACCACGAGGCGGGTTTCGCCTGGGTCAGGGTCCGGCTCGCCGCCCTGGAGGACGGCGACGAACTCCGCGACATCCTGGCCGACTCCTGGCGCCAGGCGGCTCCGCCCCGGTTGCTCGACGCCTACCCGGAGCTGGGCCGTCCGAAGGCCGACTGACACGCGGGACCGCACGGGCGGGGGCGGACTCAGGGGCGCGGTCGGTCCGAGGCACTCAGGAAGCCGCCGATCCGCTCCCGCAGGGATCCCGCGTCGAGGCCGTGCGCGGTCAGGTGCTCGTCGACGCTTCCGTACCGGCGCAGCTCACGCCGACGGACGCCGAGGCCGAGGACACGGTGGGGTACGTCGGCGAGCGCGTCGCCCGCGACGGTCGTGGACGTACCGGCCAGATACGGCTCGACGAGGACGACGTCGGTGCCCGCCGCCTCCGTGGCGCGGCGCAGGGTCTGCCCGTCGAAGGGCCTCACGGTGGCCGCGTACAGGACGGTGACGTCGAGTCCCTCCGTGGCGGCGAGTACGGCGCCGAGCATCGGCCCGACGGCGACGACGACCCCTGCGTGCCCCTCCCGGACGGTACGCAAGCGGGCCCCGTCGACCGGCAGGCCCCGTGCGTTGGACTGCACGGACAACCGCAGGTACACCTTGTCGTCCCCGGCGGCGACCGCCTGTCGCAGCAGCTGCTCGGCCTCGTCCGGATGGCCGGGAACGTGCACGGTCCAGCCGTCCAGCGTGTCGAGCAGGGCCACGTCGCCGGGTGCCATGTGAGTGAAGCCTCCGGCGGGCCAGTCGAAGGACGCGGCCGCGCTCACCAGCACCGCGCCCACGTCCTGGTGTCCGAGGTCCAGCTTGACCTGTTCGAACGGCCGCTCGACGAGGAAGCTGGCGAAGGTGTGCACGACGGGTCGCAGACCGGTCAGCGCCAGGCCCGCGCCCGCCCCGACCAGGAGCTGTTCGCGGATACCGACGTTGATCACCCGATCGGGATGCCTGCGTCGGGCTTCCGTGAAACCGTCCTTGCCGATCTCGGCGAGGACGACCGCGACCCGAGGGTCCTCGTCGAGCAGCCGCGTCATGACGGGGGCGAAACGATCACGCATGGTGTCCATGGAAGGGGCCCTTTCGGGGGGTACGGGATGAGGAGAGGGGAGGGTCCGGAGCCGCGGGTGCCTCGGGTGTCTTGGACGCCTCTGGTGTCTCAGGCGGACTTGGGCTCGACCCGGGCGACCACCACGTGCGGGCGACCCGGGTGGGGCGCGGTGAAGGCGGCGTACAGCGCCTCGTGGTCACGGCCGTCGACCGTCAGGGCGGACCAGCCCGCGGCCTCGAACCGGGCGGCGATACCGCCGGGCCGGGCATGGCTGGCGGAGGAGTTGTCGATCACCACGGTGTGCAGCCGGTCGAGACCGGCCGGCCCGGCGTACGCGATCGCCTCGTGGTTGCTGCCCTCGTCCAGCTCCGCGTCGCCGATCAGCACCCACACACGGGGCTCGCCCAGCCCCTGCGCGCGCAGGCCCAGCGCGGTGCCGACAGCGATCGGCAGCCCGTGCCCCAGCGACCCGCTGCCGATCTCGGCGCCGGGTACCAGCACCCGGTCCGGGTGGTGTCCGAGCGGTGAGTCGTACGCGCCGAAGTCCGGCAGCCAGTCCACGGGCACGAAGCCCTTGGCCGCGAGCACCGCGTAGTACGCCATGGGCCCGTGCCCCTTGGAGAGCAGGAACCGGTCCCGCTCCGGATCGTCCATCCGCTCGGGCCCGACCCGCAGC
This portion of the Streptomyces mirabilis genome encodes:
- a CDS encoding GNAT family N-acetyltransferase, which codes for MTTVSRLDAQCLRASVGELAELLIDTVEGGASIGFLAPLERATAVAWWEERVDAVSAGRLAVWVAHTAGRIVGTVSLVFPDKPNSRHRAELVKLMVHRDGRGQGLGRGLLTTAEHAAATAGITLLHLDTETDSPAESLYRSAGWTRLGAIPDYAATPSGELRPTTIFYKRVGATVPGA
- a CDS encoding sigma-70 family RNA polymerase sigma factor; translated protein: MNGDGGPEETGGAVGAPRAVPIDQWDPTVQMAYWGFHHQRRQDYMRYAYLQLGSDADAEEAVDLTFDQVMDRWPRMLRMENLEGYAWTILKRRIIDMHRKRRRRPELMEIAAFEAALADPAEDPYDTLTDAIALYVAVGSLSERQRDAILLYYGIGFTTTA
- a CDS encoding MmcQ/YjbR family DNA-binding protein produces the protein MPDADDVRRTALSLPDTTEKIAWSMPTFRVAGKMFATLPEEETSIAVRCPKEERDELVLAEPGKFWIADHEAGFAWVRVRLAALEDGDELRDILADSWRQAAPPRLLDAYPELGRPKAD
- a CDS encoding transketolase family protein, with the protein product MDTMRDRFAPVMTRLLDEDPRVAVVLAEIGKDGFTEARRRHPDRVINVGIREQLLVGAGAGLALTGLRPVVHTFASFLVERPFEQVKLDLGHQDVGAVLVSAAASFDWPAGGFTHMAPGDVALLDTLDGWTVHVPGHPDEAEQLLRQAVAAGDDKVYLRLSVQSNARGLPVDGARLRTVREGHAGVVVAVGPMLGAVLAATEGLDVTVLYAATVRPFDGQTLRRATEAAGTDVVLVEPYLAGTSTTVAGDALADVPHRVLGLGVRRRELRRYGSVDEHLTAHGLDAGSLRERIGGFLSASDRPRP
- a CDS encoding transketolase, giving the protein MTIIEAERRHQYQDLPRLMGLMTGDEKHGPAATSTLDALWVLYDRVLRVGPERMDDPERDRFLLSKGHGPMAYYAVLAAKGFVPVDWLPDFGAYDSPLGHHPDRVLVPGAEIGSGSLGHGLPIAVGTALGLRAQGLGEPRVWVLIGDAELDEGSNHEAIAYAGPAGLDRLHTVVIDNSSASHARPGGIAARFEAAGWSALTVDGRDHEALYAAFTAPHPGRPHVVVARVEPKSA